In one Thermoplasmata archaeon genomic region, the following are encoded:
- the lhgO gene encoding L-2-hydroxyglutarate oxidase — protein MGSDIDVLVIGGGIVGLATAREILARRPSTRLLVLEKEAGLARHQSGHNSGVIHSGVYYRPGSLKARLCVRGREQLLQYLGDRGIPHSLTGKVIVATRSSQIERLEELLRRARMNGVPGLEWLDARGIRAIEPEVRALHGIHVPGTGVVDYATVCRSYATDIELAGGAVRTAAPVTAVSATGESVEVRLGSDESIRARYLVNCAGLYADLIAREAGANVEEQIVPFRGEYYLLKRERRGLVRGLVYPVPDPRLPFADVHFTPTVNGEVLVGPNAVLAFAREGYRWGAIRPGEFAPTLVSRGFLRLARRFWPIGVREAYRSLDRNAFLRDLQRMLPALERDDLLRGGAGVRAQAVGVDGSLCDDFVLARSHRALHVVSAPSPAATSSLAIAEEIVSRMPTTFWAPSRKIQGRSKASPAR, from the coding sequence ATGGGATCCGATATCGACGTACTGGTCATTGGCGGAGGGATCGTGGGCCTCGCGACGGCTCGGGAGATCCTCGCCCGACGTCCGTCGACCCGGCTCCTGGTGCTGGAGAAGGAGGCCGGGCTCGCTCGTCACCAGAGCGGCCACAACAGCGGGGTGATCCATTCGGGGGTCTACTATCGGCCCGGGAGCCTGAAGGCCCGGCTCTGCGTCCGAGGACGCGAGCAACTCCTACAGTACCTCGGCGACCGAGGCATCCCCCACTCCCTCACCGGGAAGGTCATCGTGGCGACGCGCTCCTCGCAGATCGAGCGGCTGGAGGAACTGCTCCGCCGGGCTCGCATGAACGGCGTCCCGGGTCTCGAGTGGCTCGATGCGCGAGGGATCCGCGCCATCGAGCCGGAGGTGCGAGCGTTGCACGGCATTCATGTTCCGGGAACGGGAGTCGTCGACTACGCCACGGTCTGCCGCTCCTACGCGACCGATATCGAGCTCGCGGGGGGGGCCGTGCGGACCGCAGCTCCCGTGACGGCGGTGAGCGCCACCGGCGAATCGGTCGAGGTCCGTCTAGGGTCCGATGAGTCGATCCGCGCCCGCTACCTCGTAAATTGCGCGGGATTGTATGCCGACCTCATCGCTCGAGAGGCGGGCGCGAACGTGGAAGAGCAGATCGTCCCGTTCCGAGGAGAGTACTACCTCCTGAAACGGGAGCGTCGAGGCCTCGTTCGCGGGTTGGTCTACCCCGTTCCGGACCCGCGGCTTCCGTTCGCGGATGTCCATTTCACGCCGACCGTGAACGGAGAGGTGCTGGTGGGCCCGAACGCGGTCCTCGCATTCGCGCGGGAGGGCTATCGCTGGGGAGCGATCCGACCGGGAGAATTCGCTCCGACCCTCGTCTCCCGCGGGTTCCTGCGCCTGGCACGCCGGTTCTGGCCGATCGGAGTGCGCGAGGCGTACCGCTCGCTCGATCGCAATGCGTTCCTTCGCGATCTCCAGCGCATGCTCCCCGCTCTGGAAAGGGACGATCTCCTCCGAGGGGGCGCCGGAGTCCGTGCGCAGGCCGTCGGCGTCGACGGAAGCCTGTGCGATGACTTCGTCCTTGCCCGATCACATCGGGCGCTCCATGTCGTGAGCGCCCCCTCCCCCGCCGCGACGAGCTCCCTCGCGATCGCCGAGGAGATCGTCTCGCGCATGCCGACCACCTTCTGGGCCCCGAGCCGGAAGATTCAAGGACGCTCGAAGGCGTCGCCCGCGAGATGA
- a CDS encoding ATP-binding protein, whose protein sequence is MADATEAPRKTLASIDEMETTADIPIPTDPLDRVIGQEKAVEIARIAAYQHRHLLLVGPAGIGKSMTAQALALHLERPRTELRIVHNPENPERPTVEVVTREEAYREREAERTTEGELIDPREAPASVAERLGYRCSRCGFYSLPAERFCPSCSNPKASTPPGTGTGNPFRDIVGGLLEITVNPTGNLPEPVRTTRTRNGVEEVVAYERAGEKIKVLDQRALERRREQQRESPRKVLVKLDRNTFVMATGASETELLGDVRHDPYGGHPQLGSPPYERVIPGAIHEAHEGVLFLDELPHLGYLQRHILTAMQEKRFPITGRNPQSAGASVRVDAVPCDFILVAAANIQDMHRILSPLRSRIAGGGYEVLLETAMPDTPANRLKLAQFCAQEIAADGRIRPASREAVELLVQEARRRAETIDGRRNSLTLRLRELGGLLRTAGDFAAISGSPTIEAKHIREALVRARPIEEQIKEAYGSLQGGLQKEATEAQRQSMGYYTWNEQSDPRQFPGGYG, encoded by the coding sequence ATGGCCGACGCCACCGAAGCCCCGCGCAAGACCCTCGCCTCCATCGACGAGATGGAAACGACGGCCGACATTCCCATCCCGACGGATCCGCTCGATCGCGTGATCGGCCAGGAGAAGGCGGTCGAGATCGCGCGCATCGCGGCCTACCAGCACCGGCATCTCCTCCTCGTCGGCCCCGCCGGCATCGGCAAGTCGATGACGGCGCAGGCGCTCGCCCTCCATCTGGAGCGACCGCGGACCGAGCTGCGCATCGTGCACAACCCGGAGAACCCGGAACGCCCGACCGTCGAGGTCGTGACCCGGGAGGAAGCCTACCGCGAGCGGGAGGCCGAACGCACAACGGAGGGCGAGCTCATCGATCCCCGGGAGGCCCCCGCGTCCGTGGCCGAGCGGCTCGGCTACCGCTGCTCGCGGTGCGGCTTCTACTCGCTGCCGGCGGAGCGGTTCTGCCCGAGCTGCAGCAATCCCAAGGCCAGCACCCCACCCGGCACCGGGACGGGCAACCCCTTCCGCGACATCGTCGGAGGGCTCCTCGAGATCACCGTCAATCCGACCGGGAACCTTCCCGAGCCGGTCCGCACCACCCGAACCCGCAACGGAGTGGAGGAGGTCGTCGCCTACGAGCGCGCCGGCGAAAAGATCAAGGTCCTCGACCAACGCGCGCTGGAGCGTCGACGGGAGCAGCAGCGCGAGAGCCCGCGCAAGGTCCTCGTGAAGCTCGACCGCAACACGTTCGTGATGGCGACCGGCGCGAGCGAGACCGAGCTCCTGGGCGACGTGCGGCACGATCCGTACGGCGGCCACCCCCAGCTCGGCTCCCCGCCGTACGAGCGGGTCATCCCCGGCGCGATCCACGAGGCGCACGAGGGGGTGCTGTTCCTGGACGAGCTCCCGCACCTCGGCTACCTGCAGCGGCACATCCTGACCGCGATGCAGGAGAAGCGCTTCCCCATCACGGGACGCAATCCGCAGTCGGCGGGCGCGTCGGTCCGGGTCGATGCCGTTCCGTGCGACTTCATCCTCGTCGCGGCGGCCAACATCCAGGACATGCACCGCATCCTCTCGCCGCTGCGCTCGCGGATCGCCGGCGGCGGCTACGAGGTCCTCCTCGAGACCGCGATGCCCGACACCCCGGCGAACCGCCTGAAGCTCGCCCAGTTCTGCGCGCAGGAGATCGCGGCCGACGGACGGATCCGCCCGGCCTCCCGCGAAGCCGTCGAACTGCTCGTCCAAGAGGCGCGTCGCCGCGCCGAGACGATCGACGGACGTCGCAACTCCCTGACCCTGCGACTGCGAGAGCTCGGAGGCCTGCTGCGCACGGCCGGCGACTTCGCGGCCATCTCCGGGAGCCCCACGATCGAGGCGAAGCACATCCGCGAGGCCCTCGTCCGCGCCCGCCCGATCGAAGAACAGATCAAGGAGGCCTACGGATCGCTGCAAGGCGGCCTCCAGAAGGAAGCGACCGAGGCTCAGCGCCAATCGATGGGATACTACACCTGGAACGAGCAGTCCGACCCCCGGCAGTTTCCCGGCGGATACGGCTGA
- a CDS encoding NAD(P) transhydrogenase subunit alpha — MSADIWTALLIAVLATFVGYEVISRVPVLLHTPLMSGSNFIHGIVLVGAIVVLGFATSPIEQAIGLIAVIMGAMNVTGGYVVTERILAMFDRSKRKGGSP; from the coding sequence GTGAGCGCGGACATCTGGACGGCCCTCCTCATCGCCGTCCTCGCGACCTTCGTCGGCTACGAGGTCATCAGCCGGGTCCCGGTGCTCCTCCACACGCCGCTGATGAGCGGCTCGAACTTCATCCACGGGATCGTGCTCGTCGGCGCGATCGTCGTGCTCGGCTTCGCCACCTCCCCGATCGAGCAGGCGATCGGTCTCATCGCGGTGATCATGGGGGCGATGAACGTCACGGGCGGCTACGTGGTCACCGAGCGGATCCTTGCGATGTTCGATCGCTCGAAGCGTAAGGGAGGTTCCCCGTGA
- a CDS encoding PrsW family intramembrane metalloprotease codes for MSDLDTLLDIVILFWVALIPAVLYLLWIRGTERYRTASWGTVLTAFVYGAIVATLVAATIEGILLNVGTSASQALPAPEFTFLNGNSTAGQFFLILVIAPFVEEGLKGLGVVLLRARMAILADGPVFGASVGLGFGFFETLLYGIVGFAVGGLPGAIVLVLVRSVSSVLLHASSTAMFGYGYAKSRIEGKPGATGHYYLLAVGMHASFNVLASLGAILVAFGISNSIGDVAGGLALLAAVAFAVFAFEHVAKVIRTTDYPALSTYRGGSRAPALRRAPPK; via the coding sequence ATGAGCGATCTCGACACCCTCCTGGATATCGTCATCCTCTTCTGGGTGGCCCTGATCCCGGCCGTCCTCTACCTGCTGTGGATACGAGGCACCGAACGGTATCGGACCGCTTCGTGGGGGACCGTCCTCACCGCCTTCGTCTACGGGGCCATCGTCGCCACCCTGGTGGCGGCGACCATCGAAGGGATACTGCTCAACGTCGGCACCAGCGCGAGCCAGGCGCTTCCCGCACCGGAGTTCACGTTCCTCAACGGCAACTCCACCGCCGGGCAGTTCTTCCTGATCCTGGTCATCGCGCCGTTCGTCGAGGAGGGCCTCAAAGGGCTCGGTGTCGTCCTGCTGCGCGCTCGCATGGCCATCCTGGCCGACGGCCCGGTGTTCGGCGCGTCGGTGGGACTGGGCTTCGGGTTCTTTGAGACGCTCCTGTACGGCATCGTGGGGTTCGCTGTTGGCGGCCTCCCCGGAGCGATCGTTCTCGTGCTGGTACGCAGCGTCTCGAGCGTGCTCTTGCACGCGAGCTCCACCGCCATGTTCGGCTACGGCTATGCGAAATCCCGCATCGAGGGCAAACCCGGCGCCACGGGCCACTACTACCTCCTCGCGGTCGGGATGCACGCGAGCTTCAACGTCCTCGCCTCTCTCGGAGCCATCCTCGTCGCGTTCGGCATCTCGAACTCGATCGGCGATGTCGCGGGCGGCCTCGCCCTCCTCGCGGCCGTCGCGTTCGCCGTGTTCGCGTTCGAGCACGTCGCGAAGGTCATCCGGACCACCGATTATCCTGCGCTCTCGACCTACCGGGGCGGATCCCGTGCCCCGGCGCTCCGCCGCGCGCCTCCGAAGTGA
- a CDS encoding site-specific DNA-methyltransferase: protein MSSKVATARTSRRSVAPALDRIICGDARTVLRQLPAESVHLAITSPPYNVGIAYSDYSDDRTYLEYREWLRGVWKALARVLRPGGRFALNVAPTSIKNFRPIHHDLTRDLIEVGFLLRTEILWYKQTMGRRTAWGSWKSPANPHVIPSWEYVLVFSKGSWRLEGDRAEIDITGPEFQRYSDGFWEIAPERNRRGHPAPFPDELIRRLIKFYCYRGNVVLDMFGGTGTVAAVARATGRHYLSIDTSREYCELARERVAAARAEGTGPRIPAPDRVEIAPGLVRRRRVRTGHRTE, encoded by the coding sequence ATGAGTTCGAAGGTGGCCACCGCTCGGACCTCGAGACGCTCGGTGGCGCCCGCCCTCGATCGGATCATCTGCGGAGACGCGCGGACGGTACTCCGCCAGCTGCCGGCCGAATCCGTGCACCTCGCCATCACATCGCCCCCGTACAACGTCGGCATCGCCTACTCCGACTACTCCGACGACCGGACGTACCTCGAGTACCGCGAGTGGCTGCGAGGCGTCTGGAAGGCGCTCGCACGCGTTCTCCGCCCGGGAGGTCGGTTCGCGTTGAACGTCGCTCCGACCTCGATCAAGAACTTCCGCCCGATCCACCACGACCTCACGCGGGACCTGATCGAGGTCGGCTTCCTCCTGCGGACCGAGATCCTGTGGTACAAGCAAACGATGGGTCGGCGCACCGCCTGGGGTAGCTGGAAGAGCCCGGCCAACCCGCACGTGATCCCGTCCTGGGAGTACGTGCTGGTCTTCTCCAAGGGAAGTTGGCGGCTCGAGGGAGACCGCGCCGAGATCGACATCACCGGCCCGGAGTTCCAGCGCTACTCCGACGGATTCTGGGAGATCGCCCCCGAGCGCAACCGCCGGGGTCACCCCGCGCCGTTCCCGGACGAGCTGATCCGGCGCCTGATCAAGTTCTACTGTTATCGCGGGAACGTCGTCCTCGACATGTTCGGCGGGACGGGCACGGTCGCCGCCGTCGCGCGGGCCACAGGCCGACACTACCTATCGATCGACACGTCGCGCGAGTACTGCGAGCTCGCCCGGGAGCGGGTCGCGGCGGCACGCGCCGAAGGGACCGGCCCGCGCATTCCAGCGCCCGACCGGGTCGAGATCGCGCCCGGGCTAGTGCGCCGGCGCCGCGTTCGAACCGGGCATCGGACCGAGTAG
- a CDS encoding NAD(P)(+) transhydrogenase (Re/Si-specific) subunit beta: MTDYSPLIDGVYVLAVIFFILGLRAMASPETARRGILAAGVAMLLAVLVTFLVGGLTNFELIAIGIIVGGGLGWYWARVVKMTAMPQMVAVFNGMGGGAAAAIAAVELLTAVSDPTNASLSIAGAVIGSISIAGSVVAFLKLQGWMVQRAVVFPAQQVLNIAVLVVGLAFGVLTVVQATTVWLIPFFVLTLLYGILLTLRIGGADMPVVISLFNALTGIAVALDGFVLVNGELGDAGYAMVVAGILVGAAGSLLTIKMARAMNRSIASVLFGGFGAKEEVGGAIEGSLKPIDPDDAASLMAYANQVIIAPGYGMAVAQAQRKVKELADALEAKGVSVRFAIHPVAGRMPGHMNVLLAEAGVSYDKLYDLDEVNGQFATTDVVLVIGANDVVNPAARRQGSPLFGMPILDVDKAKNVFVIKRGQGRGFAGVENDLFYKDNCRMLYGDASAVVGSLITALEHS; encoded by the coding sequence GTGACCGACTACTCCCCGCTCATCGACGGCGTCTACGTCCTCGCGGTGATCTTCTTCATCCTCGGGCTCCGGGCGATGGCGTCCCCCGAGACCGCTCGCCGCGGCATCCTCGCGGCCGGGGTCGCGATGCTCCTCGCGGTCCTCGTTACGTTCCTGGTCGGCGGGCTCACGAACTTCGAGCTGATTGCCATCGGGATCATCGTCGGGGGCGGCCTCGGCTGGTACTGGGCCCGCGTCGTGAAGATGACCGCCATGCCGCAGATGGTCGCGGTCTTCAACGGGATGGGCGGTGGCGCGGCGGCGGCGATCGCGGCGGTCGAGCTTCTCACCGCGGTCTCCGACCCGACCAACGCCTCGCTCAGCATCGCGGGCGCCGTCATCGGGTCGATCTCGATCGCGGGTAGTGTCGTGGCGTTCCTCAAGCTCCAAGGCTGGATGGTCCAGCGGGCGGTCGTCTTCCCCGCCCAGCAGGTCCTCAACATCGCCGTCCTCGTCGTGGGGCTCGCCTTCGGGGTCCTCACGGTCGTCCAGGCCACGACGGTCTGGCTGATCCCGTTCTTCGTGCTGACGCTCCTCTACGGGATCCTCCTGACGTTGAGGATCGGTGGGGCCGACATGCCCGTGGTCATCTCGCTGTTCAACGCGCTGACGGGCATCGCGGTGGCGCTCGATGGATTCGTACTGGTCAACGGCGAGCTCGGCGATGCGGGCTATGCGATGGTCGTGGCCGGGATCCTGGTGGGAGCGGCCGGTTCGCTGCTGACGATCAAGATGGCGCGCGCGATGAATCGGTCGATCGCCAGCGTGCTCTTCGGTGGGTTCGGAGCGAAGGAGGAGGTCGGCGGGGCCATCGAGGGCTCGCTCAAGCCGATCGATCCGGACGACGCGGCGTCGTTGATGGCGTACGCGAACCAGGTGATCATCGCCCCCGGATATGGCATGGCCGTCGCCCAAGCCCAGCGCAAGGTCAAGGAACTCGCCGACGCGCTGGAAGCGAAAGGCGTGAGCGTGCGGTTCGCCATCCACCCCGTTGCGGGCCGGATGCCCGGTCACATGAACGTCCTGCTCGCGGAGGCCGGGGTCTCCTACGACAAGCTCTACGATCTCGACGAGGTCAACGGGCAGTTCGCTACGACCGACGTCGTGCTGGTGATCGGGGCGAACGACGTCGTGAACCCCGCCGCACGACGGCAAGGCTCGCCTTTGTTCGGGATGCCGATCCTGGACGTGGACAAGGCGAAGAACGTCTTCGTCATCAAGCGCGGCCAGGGCCGGGGCTTCGCCGGCGTGGAGAACGACCTCTTCTACAAGGACAACTGCCGGATGCTCTACGGGGACGCGAGCGCCGTCGTCGGGAGCCTCATCACGGCGCTCGAGCACTCCTGA
- a CDS encoding FUSC family protein → MGMTWASAFLRDATRVDRKGLNLITGLVAGIVIIVPLLAGEGAGSIAGGVFATLGALNLLMAIAARPPVARFPPLAAAALSNAGALALGTIIGTTGWVEVPLVALGIGIILVSASRAGFDSIGLVTAIMLAVGVGIPGGSGPEALERLVLALLGGFWAILGLAIARPILLRRGYFGANEEIQRPTTPLRPSAPAPVPVSRVHVRYAILVAGTTAVGLAISLALGLPRDYWVMLTVLVSLRASIATTFSASFLRIVGTIGGAGVAVGLTVFIVNPWVLGALLFLFAMALFATRWVNYGIYTLFLTPFVILLLSLAYPGDWQFAFVRVFDTVLGGGLAITVATLWWLRDRVEHTGPPIADSPRRSSPEGPFAGGGRLRSARAP, encoded by the coding sequence ATGGGGATGACCTGGGCAAGCGCGTTCCTCCGCGACGCGACCCGCGTCGACCGCAAGGGCCTCAACCTGATCACGGGCCTCGTCGCGGGGATCGTCATCATCGTTCCTCTCCTCGCCGGCGAAGGCGCCGGTTCCATTGCGGGGGGCGTGTTCGCAACGCTCGGCGCCCTCAACCTGTTGATGGCCATCGCAGCCCGACCTCCCGTCGCCCGGTTCCCTCCCCTGGCCGCCGCGGCGCTGTCGAACGCAGGCGCACTCGCGCTCGGTACGATCATCGGGACGACCGGCTGGGTGGAGGTCCCGCTCGTCGCTCTCGGGATCGGGATCATCCTCGTCAGCGCCAGCCGGGCGGGGTTCGATTCGATCGGACTGGTGACCGCGATCATGCTCGCGGTGGGCGTCGGCATCCCGGGCGGCTCCGGGCCGGAGGCCCTGGAGCGGCTCGTGCTCGCGCTCCTCGGTGGGTTCTGGGCGATCCTCGGTCTCGCGATCGCTCGGCCGATCCTCCTTCGACGTGGGTACTTCGGGGCGAACGAGGAAATCCAACGGCCAACGACCCCTCTTCGCCCCTCGGCCCCCGCTCCCGTACCGGTGAGCCGGGTGCACGTGCGGTACGCGATCCTGGTCGCCGGGACGACCGCGGTCGGTCTCGCCATCTCCCTCGCGCTCGGCCTTCCGCGGGACTACTGGGTGATGCTCACGGTCCTGGTCTCGTTACGCGCATCGATCGCGACGACGTTCTCGGCCTCGTTCCTGCGCATCGTGGGGACGATCGGGGGCGCCGGGGTCGCCGTCGGGCTCACCGTGTTCATCGTGAATCCCTGGGTCCTGGGGGCCCTCCTCTTCCTCTTTGCGATGGCCCTGTTCGCGACGCGCTGGGTGAACTACGGGATTTACACGCTGTTCCTGACGCCGTTCGTCATCCTCCTGCTGAGTCTGGCCTACCCGGGAGACTGGCAGTTCGCGTTCGTGCGGGTGTTCGACACGGTGCTCGGAGGAGGCCTCGCGATCACGGTCGCGACGCTGTGGTGGTTGCGCGACCGAGTCGAGCACACGGGCCCGCCGATCGCGGATAGCCCCCGCCGGAGCTCGCCCGAAGGCCCCTTCGCGGGTGGGGGGCGTCTCAGGAGTGCTCGAGCGCCGTGA
- the dnaG gene encoding DNA primase DnaG: MTNDPSAAKYQIRAHIVAEGVIDKPDVVGAVFGQTEGLLGEELDLRDLQKSGRIGRIEVDIDSRKGKSEGEIIIASSLDQVETAILASGLETVDRIGPCRAKIEVVSVEDIRISKRQKVVERAKEILSRLQEESKGVGLDLTEAVRKAVQVEEITTYGPEHLPAGPNIDQADALIVVEGRSDVLNLLQCGIKNVIAVEGTSVPQTVKDLSRGKTVTAFTDGDRAGELILREMLQTMDLDFVARAPRGSEVEELTQKQLVKCLRNKIPINQYLEMTGFDSTGATRGPMEDRAEGPRSEGGGRPDRREDRGPRDERGPPRRDEHRPPVAVPRAVPPPSPAAPPATLPPELQHYFELLGGIENASKFLVIGPDDAVVHDAPVKDMIDFLVAYPDPAKALIFDGIVSQRLLDVAQEKNIGTIVASRLGPVGKMPENVRIFTRQDLGGAR; encoded by the coding sequence ATGACGAACGATCCCAGCGCCGCCAAATACCAGATCCGAGCCCACATCGTCGCCGAGGGTGTCATCGACAAACCCGACGTCGTAGGGGCTGTATTCGGACAGACCGAAGGACTCCTCGGAGAGGAGCTTGATCTCCGCGACCTACAGAAGTCCGGCCGCATCGGCCGGATCGAGGTCGATATCGACAGCCGCAAGGGCAAGAGCGAAGGAGAGATCATCATCGCCTCCTCGCTCGACCAGGTCGAGACCGCGATCCTCGCCTCGGGTCTCGAAACGGTCGACCGCATCGGGCCCTGCCGGGCCAAGATCGAGGTCGTATCCGTCGAGGATATCCGAATCTCCAAGCGCCAGAAGGTCGTGGAGCGGGCCAAGGAGATCCTCTCCCGCCTCCAGGAAGAGTCGAAGGGCGTCGGTCTCGATCTGACCGAGGCCGTCCGCAAAGCCGTCCAGGTCGAAGAGATCACGACGTACGGCCCGGAGCATCTCCCGGCGGGCCCGAACATCGATCAGGCCGACGCGCTGATCGTGGTCGAGGGTCGCTCGGACGTGCTCAACCTACTGCAGTGCGGCATCAAGAACGTCATCGCGGTCGAGGGCACGAGCGTGCCCCAGACGGTGAAGGACCTCTCCCGCGGGAAGACGGTCACGGCGTTCACGGATGGAGACCGCGCGGGCGAACTCATCCTCCGCGAGATGCTGCAGACGATGGATCTCGATTTCGTGGCTCGCGCCCCGCGCGGCAGCGAGGTCGAGGAACTGACGCAGAAACAGCTCGTAAAGTGCCTGCGCAACAAGATCCCGATCAACCAGTACCTGGAGATGACGGGATTCGATTCGACCGGCGCCACGCGCGGTCCGATGGAGGACCGAGCCGAAGGACCCCGGTCGGAAGGCGGGGGCCGCCCGGACCGGCGCGAGGACCGGGGCCCGCGTGACGAGCGCGGCCCGCCCCGCCGCGACGAGCACCGGCCGCCCGTAGCGGTTCCGCGTGCCGTGCCGCCACCTTCGCCCGCCGCACCTCCCGCGACGCTCCCACCGGAGCTCCAGCACTACTTCGAACTCCTCGGAGGCATCGAGAATGCCTCGAAGTTCCTGGTGATCGGCCCGGACGACGCCGTGGTCCACGACGCCCCCGTCAAGGACATGATCGACTTCCTCGTGGCGTACCCCGACCCCGCGAAGGCGCTCATCTTCGACGGCATCGTCAGCCAGCGCCTCCTAGACGTCGCCCAGGAGAAGAACATCGGAACGATCGTGGCCTCCCGTCTCGGGCCTGTGGGAAAGATGCCGGAGAACGTTCGGATCTTCACTCGCCAGGACCTCGGCGGAGCGCGGTAG
- a CDS encoding Re/Si-specific NAD(P)(+) transhydrogenase subunit alpha, which produces MSNLMAVRIGVPKETAPGERRVALVPEVVKRLVRSGVEVAIENGAGAAAGYPDASYAEAGAQVTSERGIIFRSNVLLKVQAPTLEEIAQIPPGGVLVALMNMSRNLDRIRALRDGQVTVFALDLLPRITRAQSMDVLSSQATVAGYRAALIGAELCPKFFPMMMTAAGTIRPAKVLILGAGVAGLVAIATARRLGAVVEAYDVRRAAGEQVRSLGAKFLELQINAEGQGGYARELTDEEKRQEQAMLAQAIGGADVVITTANIPGRKAPLLVRNTTVDGMRPGSIIVDLAAETGGNCELTKPGEQIQYHDVTIAGPLNLPSSLPFHASEMFAKNLESFLGLLISKDRNLVSDYTDEILAASVLVTQGEVRYAPTRDAIGGTK; this is translated from the coding sequence ATGTCGAACCTCATGGCGGTACGGATCGGCGTTCCAAAGGAAACAGCCCCGGGGGAGCGTCGCGTCGCCCTCGTTCCGGAGGTCGTCAAGCGTCTCGTGAGGTCCGGCGTCGAGGTCGCCATCGAGAACGGCGCCGGCGCGGCCGCGGGCTACCCGGACGCGAGCTACGCGGAGGCCGGCGCCCAGGTCACCTCGGAGCGGGGGATCATCTTCCGCTCGAACGTCCTTCTCAAGGTCCAGGCGCCCACCCTCGAGGAGATCGCCCAGATCCCACCGGGCGGGGTCCTGGTCGCGCTCATGAACATGAGCCGGAACCTCGACCGGATCCGGGCGCTCCGGGACGGTCAGGTGACGGTGTTCGCGCTCGACCTCTTGCCGCGGATCACCCGCGCCCAGAGCATGGACGTTCTCAGCTCGCAAGCGACCGTCGCGGGGTACCGGGCGGCCCTGATCGGAGCCGAGCTCTGTCCGAAGTTCTTCCCCATGATGATGACCGCTGCGGGCACGATCCGCCCGGCGAAGGTCCTCATCCTGGGCGCGGGGGTCGCCGGTCTCGTGGCGATCGCCACCGCCCGACGGCTCGGAGCGGTGGTCGAGGCCTACGATGTTCGCCGCGCCGCGGGCGAGCAGGTCCGCAGCCTCGGGGCCAAGTTCCTCGAACTCCAGATCAACGCCGAAGGTCAGGGGGGCTACGCACGGGAGCTCACGGACGAGGAAAAGCGCCAGGAACAGGCGATGCTAGCGCAGGCGATCGGAGGCGCGGACGTCGTGATCACCACCGCGAACATCCCCGGCCGCAAGGCCCCGCTGCTCGTCCGCAACACGACGGTCGATGGGATGCGCCCGGGCTCGATCATCGTCGACCTCGCCGCGGAGACCGGTGGGAACTGCGAACTGACCAAGCCGGGCGAACAGATCCAGTACCATGACGTGACGATCGCGGGGCCCCTCAACCTCCCGAGCTCGCTGCCGTTCCACGCGAGCGAGATGTTCGCGAAGAACCTGGAGTCGTTCCTCGGACTCCTCATCTCGAAGGACCGCAATCTCGTCTCCGATTACACCGACGAGATCCTCGCCGCCAGCGTCCTCGTCACCCAGGGGGAGGTCCGGTATGCCCCGACCCGCGACGCGATCGGAGGGACGAAGTGA